A single genomic interval of Zunongwangia sp. HGR-M22 harbors:
- a CDS encoding DUF4870 domain-containing protein translates to MKSLSDQQYLKALNLSSLSSLIFVFWFGTTLPVVLILSCFIPAIMWVWKKDQIEGIDALSKTIINIQLTWTIFVFLAYFFINDILFKFLLSPLMQFLKFDSYDSNLAINNNYIWGGIILLNIFLILINTFKVHSKEKLRSFLKINFIK, encoded by the coding sequence ATGAAGTCACTTAGCGATCAACAATACCTTAAAGCTTTAAATCTTTCGTCCTTATCTTCTCTCATTTTTGTCTTTTGGTTTGGCACTACATTACCAGTGGTTTTAATTTTAAGTTGTTTTATACCTGCTATCATGTGGGTTTGGAAGAAAGACCAGATTGAAGGAATAGATGCGCTTTCTAAAACAATTATTAATATTCAGCTTACATGGACTATTTTTGTCTTTTTAGCATACTTTTTTATTAATGATATACTATTCAAATTCTTACTATCTCCTCTAATGCAATTTTTGAAGTTTGATTCTTACGATTCAAACCTAGCTATCAATAATAATTATATTTGGGGAGGAATCATTCTATTAAATATATTTCTAATATTAATCAATACATTTAAAGTTCACTCTAAAGAAAAATTAAGATCTTTTTTAAAAATCAACTTTATTAAATAA
- a CDS encoding S41 family peptidase, protein MKKRSLLISSLLCSILFISCADDMDDEVRDPQYLEIADFIYRGMNDIYLYKPGIPQLADNYFTNNEDYEDYLKSMDSPEELFDSLTFPLDRFSFITDDYIELENSFSGISKTTGVDYRLYLLNSNDLVGIVRYIVPGSNAEGTGIERGDLFMQINGESLNLDNYQSLLSSPSVTFSIAQLNGNLIEQTGEEVKISSSQITENPILLQKVIETDGKKIGYLMYNSFVADFDAQLNDAFAYFKSENINDLVLDLRYNGGGRVSSATRLASMITGSNTGEIFAKKQWNESYQNYLLAEEPDFLFDYFTDKIDNNVPINKLNLNKLYVIGTSSTASASELVINGLKPYIDVITIGTTTTGKSQASVTLYDGKNFERQYANPNHTYAIQPLVYESVNANDIVVPYTGIDPDVEIAEELDNFGILGDLSEPLLAAAIAKITGNSQAQSFAAKKMQINYQEFKERGASKPDYKRMYIDKVPGIRSNN, encoded by the coding sequence ATGAAAAAAAGAAGCTTACTTATATCATCATTACTTTGTAGTATTTTATTTATCTCTTGTGCTGATGATATGGACGATGAAGTACGAGATCCACAATATCTGGAAATCGCAGATTTCATCTATAGAGGAATGAACGATATTTATCTTTACAAGCCGGGTATTCCTCAATTGGCTGATAATTACTTTACCAATAATGAAGATTATGAGGATTATCTAAAAAGTATGGACAGTCCTGAAGAACTATTTGACAGCCTAACATTTCCTTTAGATAGATTTAGTTTTATTACCGACGATTATATTGAATTAGAAAATAGTTTTAGCGGAATTTCAAAAACTACAGGGGTAGATTATAGATTATATCTTTTAAATTCTAACGATCTGGTTGGAATTGTACGATATATCGTTCCCGGCAGTAATGCTGAAGGTACCGGAATTGAAAGAGGAGATTTATTTATGCAAATAAATGGAGAATCTTTAAACCTAGATAATTATCAATCTCTGTTATCTAGCCCTTCTGTTACATTTTCTATAGCCCAACTGAACGGAAACCTTATTGAGCAAACCGGGGAAGAAGTGAAAATAAGTTCTTCTCAAATAACAGAAAATCCTATTCTTCTTCAAAAAGTTATAGAAACAGACGGTAAAAAAATTGGATATTTAATGTATAACAGTTTTGTAGCAGATTTTGATGCTCAACTTAATGATGCTTTCGCTTATTTTAAATCTGAAAATATTAACGATTTAGTGTTGGATCTAAGGTATAATGGCGGTGGCAGGGTGAGTTCTGCTACTCGTTTAGCTAGCATGATTACAGGCTCTAATACCGGTGAAATTTTTGCGAAAAAACAATGGAATGAAAGTTACCAAAACTATTTGTTGGCCGAAGAACCAGACTTTTTATTTGATTATTTTACTGATAAAATCGACAACAATGTACCTATCAATAAATTAAATTTAAACAAATTATATGTTATAGGAACCTCAAGCACGGCCTCTGCTAGTGAATTAGTAATTAATGGATTAAAACCTTATATAGATGTAATTACTATAGGAACTACAACAACAGGAAAATCACAAGCATCTGTAACATTATATGATGGAAAAAATTTTGAAAGACAATATGCAAATCCTAATCATACCTACGCAATTCAACCTTTAGTTTACGAATCTGTAAATGCAAATGATATTGTGGTTCCATACACTGGTATAGATCCAGATGTAGAAATTGCTGAAGAACTAGATAATTTTGGCATTCTTGGCGATCTATCTGAGCCACTTTTAGCCGCAGCTATTGCCAAGATTACTGGAAATTCACAAGCGCAATCTTTTGCAGCTAAAAAAATGCAGATCAATTATCAGGAATTTAAAGAACGTGGTGCTTCAAAGCCTGATTACAAAAGAATGTATATAGATAAAGTTCCGGGTATAAGGAGCAACAATTGA
- a CDS encoding RNA polymerase sigma factor, protein MKERTFLNIINPFKDKIYRLALRLLTSKEAAQDATQDVIIKLWNQQDKINDYANIEAFAMTVTKNYCYDQLKLKQNNNLRIVHTNYDNNEISGQRQLELKDEMQWINEILKSLPEQQQVIFQLRDVEQYEFDEICKIMKMKNTAVRVALSRARKKIKESLIKQHSYGIG, encoded by the coding sequence ATGAAAGAACGAACATTTTTAAATATTATCAACCCTTTTAAGGATAAGATTTATCGTTTGGCGCTAAGATTGCTTACATCTAAGGAAGCGGCACAGGATGCTACCCAGGATGTGATTATTAAACTTTGGAACCAACAGGATAAAATCAATGACTATGCCAACATAGAGGCGTTTGCAATGACGGTTACCAAGAATTATTGTTATGATCAATTAAAGCTTAAGCAAAACAATAATCTTAGGATAGTACACACTAATTATGATAATAACGAAATCTCTGGCCAGCGGCAATTAGAACTGAAAGATGAAATGCAATGGATAAACGAAATTTTAAAAAGTTTACCTGAACAACAGCAAGTGATTTTTCAACTAAGAGATGTTGAGCAATACGAGTTTGATGAGATTTGTAAAATAATGAAAATGAAAAACACCGCTGTGAGAGTCGCACTTTCACGCGCAAGAAAAAAAATAAAAGAAAGCCTTATAAAACAACACAGCTATGGAATTGGATAG
- a CDS encoding DUF4252 domain-containing protein, whose amino-acid sequence MKIIKTISFAAICLLMLACNNEKTLQQYYVENQEDSKFIAIDIPTSLFANMDNLDSEQRETLESVRKINVLAYPLNDENDTFVAEKAELEEIFSNDEYQLLMKYGSNERKGALYFTGKDDAIDEIVAFGYDNGRGMGVARILGNNMNPQKIMELIKSLDSEDINVDGLKGIAGMMGAHSDNIKVSKDSTTVKSGISIDVEVDTLSTEN is encoded by the coding sequence ATGAAAATCATCAAAACCATCAGTTTTGCGGCAATATGTCTTTTAATGTTAGCCTGTAATAACGAAAAGACACTACAGCAATATTACGTAGAAAATCAAGAAGATAGCAAGTTTATCGCTATTGATATCCCAACCAGCTTGTTTGCTAATATGGATAATTTGGACTCGGAACAGCGCGAAACTTTGGAAAGTGTGCGAAAAATAAATGTTCTGGCTTATCCTTTAAATGACGAAAATGACACGTTTGTTGCTGAAAAAGCTGAATTGGAAGAAATTTTTAGCAATGATGAATATCAATTGCTTATGAAATACGGAAGCAATGAAAGAAAAGGGGCACTTTATTTTACAGGAAAAGACGACGCGATAGACGAAATCGTAGCATTTGGTTATGATAATGGACGTGGAATGGGTGTTGCAAGAATCTTAGGTAATAATATGAATCCCCAAAAAATCATGGAGCTCATAAAATCTTTGGATTCTGAAGATATCAATGTCGATGGATTAAAAGGAATCGCCGGAATGATGGGAGCACATTCAGACAATATAAAGGTTTCGAAGGATTCTACAACGGTAAAATCTGGTATTTCGATCGATGTTGAAGTAGATACATTATCTACAGAAAATTAG
- a CDS encoding DUF4252 domain-containing protein — protein sequence MKRIIAIIALFMAPFLAQSQDFAKYENMKDVDAMVMTSKMFKMLSKVDLSEGDPEAKKYMEMIENLSEIRLYKTNSSSIRSQMSKDFDSYLTKGSLDELMRIKDSGKNIKFYSKSDGKNDDIVKELLMFMDGDDEGKPISVILRITGKIDLTQLSKLTSDLNVPGADQLKNAKSKN from the coding sequence ATGAAACGAATAATAGCAATTATAGCCCTTTTTATGGCTCCGTTTTTAGCACAATCACAGGATTTTGCGAAGTATGAAAACATGAAAGATGTCGATGCGATGGTTATGACCAGTAAAATGTTTAAAATGTTATCTAAAGTAGATCTTAGCGAGGGCGATCCCGAAGCTAAAAAATACATGGAAATGATCGAGAATCTTAGTGAGATAAGATTATATAAAACCAACTCATCTTCTATAAGAAGCCAGATGTCAAAAGATTTCGATTCGTATTTAACCAAAGGCTCTTTGGACGAACTTATGCGAATTAAAGATTCGGGTAAAAACATTAAATTTTATTCAAAATCAGACGGAAAGAATGATGATATTGTAAAAGAACTTTTAATGTTTATGGATGGTGATGACGAGGGTAAGCCAATTTCAGTAATCTTAAGAATTACCGGTAAAATCGATCTTACACAGCTCTCTAAATTAACTTCAGATCTTAATGTTCCCGGGGCAGATCAATTAAAAAACGCAAAATCTAAGAACTAA